A single genomic interval of Carassius carassius chromosome 24, fCarCar2.1, whole genome shotgun sequence harbors:
- the LOC132102800 gene encoding acyl-coenzyme A thioesterase THEM4-like, whose protein sequence is MLGHIARSLGRPKLLQSSLHSIRPVSMMPLWPLSSQPRDFSQPNSTWSPEMCKVYNHYNALCDTDTENGEKKRVPWRKLPSYNRSIKYATGGIHLSKMIKAQARLFTRNFKEQGATFEYVVFVNKEEKRCVCVFQAGHLLEGAPGYVHGGAIATMIDTVTGTLAGFLSGPIMTANLNINYRNPMPLGSVVLIHSALDQIERKKQYITCKVTSTDESKLYTEATALFVAISVDHLFGSQN, encoded by the exons ATGTTGGGACACATAGCGAGAAGCCTCGGCCGCCCCAAGCTGCTCCAGTCCTCACTCCACTCCATCAGACCCGTCTCG ATGATGCCACTGTGGCCGTTATCATCGCAGCCACGGGACTTCAGCCAGCCCAACTCCACATGGAGTCCAGAGATGTGCAAGGTTTACAACCACTATAACGCACTGTGTGACACTGACACCgaaaatggagagaaaaaaagggtGCCTTGGAGGAAGTTGCCCAGCTACAATCGTTCCATTAAATATGCTACTG GCGGCATACACCTCAGCAAAATGATCAAGGCTCAAGCTCGACTTTTCACAAGAAATTTTAAAGAGCAGGGAGCAACGTTTGAGTATGTGGTGTTTGTCAATAAGGAGGAGAAGAGATGCGTTTGTGTGTTTCAGGCAGGACATTTACTAGAAGGTGCACCTGG GTATGTACATGGTGGAGCTATAGCCACCATGATTGACACAGTGACAGGCACTCTTGCCGGTTTCCTCTCAGGACCTATTATGACTGCCAATCTCAACATCAACTACCGCAA TCCAATGCCTCTGGGTAGTGTGGTTTTAATCCACAGTGCTCTGGATCagatagagagaaagaaacaatACATCACTTGCAAAGTGACCAGCACTGATGAGTCCAAACTCTACACTGAAGCCACAG